In one Rhopalosiphum padi isolate XX-2018 chromosome 3, ASM2088224v1, whole genome shotgun sequence genomic region, the following are encoded:
- the LOC132925823 gene encoding general transcription factor II-I repeat domain-containing protein 2A-like — MSSVKRKIGQEGRIFQEKWGYAYFFTSCNSVPICLICKQSVSVIKEYNIKRHYDTNHEKIARASKPFSDGEFIKECIVSAVEVICPEKKQAFLNISLSGNTIAQRIEEMASNVKQQLHEKSKNFLNFSIAIDESTDITNTAQLAIFIRGVFDNFDVTEELLDLIPMTDTTTGSDLYNCVEKCLNELEVDWKTFSSITTDGAPAMLGVKAGLVSRLKSKALTYGVELKSFHCIIHQESLCSKKLKMEHVMNIVIKTVNWIRSHALNNRQFSALLEEMDAQYGCLIYHSEVSTENNDGKKFISHILLLKDEFQCRFVDFQKYKDDFLLFSEPFSINVENVREDLQLELIDLQCNTNLKTKFETVGIPELFKYLENNYPKLQKHFCYILSMFGSTYVCEQLFSLMKLNKSKSRNQISNLKLQSVLHLASRSSCANIDSLVQNKRCQVSSAARK, encoded by the exons ATGTCAAGTGTTAAACGTAAAATCGGTCAAGAAGGACGTATTTTTCAAGAAAAATGGGgctatgcatatttttttaccagTTGTAATTCTGTTcctatatgtttaatatgtaaaCAAAGTGTATCAGTCATCAAAGAGTATAACATTAAAAGACATTACGACACTAATCATG AAAAAATTGCTCGTGCTTCAAAACCGTTTAGTGATGGCGAGTTCATTAAAGAGTGTATTGTTAGTGCGGTGGAAGTTATATGTCCCGAAAAAAAacaagcatttttaaatataagtttaagtGGAAATACTATTGCTCAAAGAATTGAAGAAATGGCAAGTAATGTTAAACAACAATTACATGAAAAAagtaagaattttttaaatttttctattgcTATTGATGAAAGTACCGATATTACAAATACAGCACAGTTGGCTATTTTTATCCGTGgagtttttgataattttgatgtaaCAGAAGAGCTCTTAGATTTAATTCCTATGACTGACACTACAACAGGAagtgatttatataattgtgtGGAGAAATGTCTTAATGAATTAGAAGTAGATTGGAAAACATTTTCAAGTATAACTACTGATGGTGCTCCCGCAATGTTAGGTGTAAAAGCGGGATTGGTTTCTAGACTAAAATCAAAAGCCTTGACTTATGGTGTAGAATTGAAAAGTTTTCACTGCATCATTCACCAAGAATCCTTATGttcgaaaaaattgaaaatggaaCATGTTATGAATATAGTCATTAAAACTGTTAATTGGATTAGATCTCATGCATTGAATAATAGACAATTTAGTGCACTACTTGAGGAAATGGATGCTCAGTATGGTTGTTTGATATATCATAGTGAA GTATCTACAGAAAACAATGatggaaaaaaatttatttcacatattttattactaaaagaCGAATTTCAGTGTAGATTTGTAGATTTCCAAAAGTATAAAGacgattttttactttttagtgagCCATTTTCcataaatgttgaaaatgtaAGGGAAGATCTCCAACTAGAATTAATAGATTTGCAatgtaatactaatttaaaaacaaaatttgaaacTGTTGGAATTCCTGAATTGTTTAAATACCTTGAAAACAATTATCCAAAACtgcaaaaacatttttgttacatattatCCATGTTTGGTAGCACGTATGTATGTGAACAATTATTTTCCCTCATGAAGTTGAATAAATCAAAAAGCCGCAATCAAATTTCCAATTTAAAATTGCAATCTGTTCTACATTTGGCATCCAGAAGTTCTTGTGCAAATATAGACAGTTTGGTACAAAATAAGAGATGTCAAGTATCAAGTGCAGCtcgaaaataa
- the LOC132925824 gene encoding piggyBac transposable element-derived protein 4-like: protein MNENEIVQALWSSDELSEFDDSDADPDFALDSDTDDDIIPSNNSHENYDASTLSSSGWGPINSNASSPVFNSESFGINPDILETLNDGTPYDLFSLFIDDEVLNLLVIETNRYARDLLSTPRGPKSRLNKWVDVDTVEIKRFLGIVMWMRLNPLPTLASYWSKNEMYQTHIPKYMTRNRFELLLRTFHCSNNQICPRGDRLYKVRGLVDMLVSKYKVCNIPGENLCIDESVIPFVGRLSFRQYIKN, encoded by the exons ATGAACGAAAACGAAATTGTTCAAGCTCTTTGGTCATCAGATGAGTTATCTGAATTTGATGATAGTGATGCAGATCCTGACTTTGCTTTG GATTCTGATACTGATGATGATATTATTCCTTCGAATAACTCACATGAAAATTATGATGCTTCTACTTTAAGTTCGTCTGGTTGGGGTCCTATAAACAGTAATGCTTCTAGTCCAGTGTTCAATTCTGAGTCTTTTGGAATCAACCCAGACATTCTCGAAACACTTAATGATGGTACACCATATgacttattttctttatttattgatGACGAAgtcttaaatttattagttattgaaaCTAACAGATATGCTCGTGATTTACTTTCAACTCCTCGTGGTCCAAAATCTAGACTCAATAAATGGGTTGATGTTGACACAGTTGAAATTAAGAGATTTTTGGGAATAGTTATGTGGATGAGGTTAAATCCACTACCAACTTTGGCAAGTTATTGGAGCAAAAATGAAATGTATCAAACACATATTCCTAAGTATATGACCAGAAACAGATTCGAGTTGCTTTTGAGAACTTTTCATTGTTCAAACAATCAAATATGTCCTAGAGGTGACAGATTGTATAAAGTTCGTGGTTTGGTTGATATGCTAGTGAGCAAATATAAAGTATGCAACATACCAGGGGAAAATTTGTGTATTGACGAATCGGTGATTCCATTTGTTGGACGTTTGTCGTTCcgtcaatacataaaaaattaa
- the LOC132925825 gene encoding piggyBac transposable element-derived protein 4-like translates to MELAADYLDEGRTMFTDNWYTSVSLANELLSRSTNLVGTLRSNRKFNPKDVINAKLKKGEIKSSQNENNTVIMKWKDKRDVLMLSKKHKDNLIETTNKRAQKLFKPKMVMDYNKAKGFVDISDLRNSYHSPLRRSLKWYRKIAFEILLNTSLLNALTLFNTVTGYKMGVTEFRENIVQALLMKTTNIPMISKPTEGEIHKIVNSNRGRCSNCYFEMVQQGGREHAQKITRKVQTKCPGCSKHLCLDCFFKLHSTKKI, encoded by the coding sequence ATGGAGTTAGCTGCAGATTATTTAGATGAGGGTAGAACCATGTTTACAGACAACTGGTACACATCAGTCAGTTTAGCAAATGAACTTTTAAGCCGATCAACAAATCTTGTAGGTACATTACGTTCTAACAGGAAGTTTAACCCAAAAGACGTAATAAACGCTAAATTAAAGAAAGGTGAAATAAAATCAAgccaaaatgaaaataataccgTGATTATGAAGTGGAAGGACAAACGCGATGTACTTATGTTGTCAAAAAAACACAAAGACAATTTAATAGAAACAACTAATAAACGTGctcaaaaattattcaaaccAAAAATGGTAATGGATTATAATAAGGCAAAAGGTTTTGTCGATATTTCTGATTTGAGAAATTCTTACCACTCACCACTTCGTCGATCATTAAAATGGTATAGAAAAATTGCATTCgaaattttactaaatacaaGTTTATTAAATGCATTGACATTATTTAATACTGTGACTGGTTATAAAATGGGTGTGACAGAATTTAGAGAAAATATAGTTCAAGCTTTACTAATGAAAACAACCAACATACCAATGATATCCAAACCAACTGAAGGAGAAATTCATAAGATTGTTAATTCTAATCGTGGTAGGTGTTCAAATTGTTATTTCGAAATGGTTCAACAAGGTGGAAGGGAACACGCACAAAAAATTACACGTAAAGTACAAACGAAGTGTCCAGGCTGTTCTAAACATCTCTGTTTGGATTGTTTTTTCAAATTgcattcaacaaaaaaaatataa
- the LOC132925826 gene encoding uncharacterized protein LOC132925826: MNNENDEPFFYDPNLLVVPASPNSTETLDDLDEIIGIAALPMHFDDGFVIENFDPAHDNTSTSNNSENESYTKRGQIRKRKKYNTSPKTRKEKKIELMKYKHTILPGCEHDKCRNKCTQKITENRRIEINKQYWEMNWSERKSYILNTCERFDVKLHKNNENCKRLNSLKLFLSDEFDVRMQVCKPFFLTTLGFKKTNDRVLNVLVSTPKGQITPTSDKRGKHPAINKFKYETLVMDHIESFNPTISHYRREHAPNIRYLPSDVTITFMHQHFIEKFPELDRNYISYEYYRCKVKEKNISFAQLGHEECELCESFNIQEHKTQILPECDVCTIYTTHINKTKKARDLYKKQADMGFDEKNIYLSVDLQEVIMLPRVDSFKNVIFTERIVAYHESFVPLGKKSKLFPFACIWHEDVVSVQVKRGKFILFTKNDYDEEYSELDFLRKNVMKINGMPHPTSLTKPQGVLQEKRDSILQNLSQVLPANRKIFWENIPTC; the protein is encoded by the exons atgaataatgaaaatgatGAACCTTTTTTTTACGATCCAAATCTTCTGGTTGTACCTGCCTCACCAA ATTCAACTGAAACATTAGATGACCTTGATGAAATAATTGGTATTGCAGCGTTGCCCATGCACTTTGATGACGGATTcgtaattgaaaatttcgatccAGCTCACGACAATACATCAACTTCGAACAATTCCGAAAATGAGTCCTATACCAAACGTGGCCAAATAAGAAAACGTAAGAAATATAACACGTCTCCTAAAActcgtaaagaaaaaaaaatagagcttatgaaatataaacatactatTTTACCTGGGTGTGAACATGATAAATGTAGAAACAAATGTACacaaaaaataacggaaaatcgcagaatagaaataaataaacagtattGGGAAATGAATTGGTCGGAAagaaaatcttatattttaaatacttgcgAACGTTTTGacgtaaaattacataaaaataatgaaaattgtaaaagactaaatagtttgaaattatttttatctgatgAATTTGATGTGCGAATGCAAGTTTGTAagcctttttttttaactactttaGGATTTAAGAAGACTAATGATCGTGTGCTTAATGTTCTTGTTTCAACCCCCAAAGGTCAAATTACACCAACTTCTGATAAACGGGGTAAACATCcagcaattaataaatttaaatatgaaacctTAGTTATGGATCACATTGAATCATTTAATCCAACAATTTCACATTATCGCCGTGAACACGCGCCAAACATTCGTTATTTACCGAGTGATGTCACTATAACTTTTATGCACCAACATTTTATAGAAAAGTTCCCTGAATTAGACCGTAATTATATTTCGTATGAATATTATCGATGCaaggtaaaagaaaaaaatatttcattcgcGCAGTTAGGTCATGAAGAATGTGAACTTTGCGAAAGCTTTAATATTCAAGAACACAAAACTCAAATTTTGCCCGAATGTGATGtttgtacaatttatacaactcatataaacaaaactaaaaaagctagagatttatacaaaaaacaagCAGACATGGGATtcgacgaaaaaaatatttatttgtccgTTGACTTACAGGAGGTAATTATGTTACCTCGTGTcgattcttttaaaaatgttatattcacAGAACGAATTGTTGCGTATCATGAAAGTTTCGTACCTTTGgggaaaaaatctaaattatttccATTCGCTTGTATTTGGCACGAAG ATGTAGTATCTGTTCAAGTTAAACGTGGGAAATTTATATTGTTCACTAAAAACGATTACGATGAAGAATATTCAGAATTAgactttttaagaaaaaatgttatgaaaatcaATGGAATGCCGCATCCAACCTCATTAACGAAACCACAAGGGGTTTTACAAGAAAAACGCGATAGTATCTTACAAAATCTGTCTCAAGTTCTCCCAGCCAACAGAAAAATTTTTTGGGAAAATATTCCAACatgctaa